The Primulina tabacum isolate GXHZ01 chromosome 16, ASM2559414v2, whole genome shotgun sequence genome window below encodes:
- the LOC142528764 gene encoding chlorophyll a-b binding protein P4, chloroplastic-like — protein MATVTTQASVAGFRPCASKTRFLKGSSGKLNREVFVKPAVSSYRSVKVEAKKGQWLPGLASPDYLNGSLPGDNGFDPLGLAEDPENLRWFVQAELVNSRWAMLGVAGMLLPEVFSSIGIINVPKWYDAGKADYFASSSTLFVIEFILFHYVEIRRWQDIKNPGSVNQDPIFKSYCLPPNEVGYPGGIFNPLNFSPSLEAKEKEIANGRLAMLAFLGFIVQHNVTGKGPFDNLLQHLSDPWHNTIIQTFSN, from the exons ATGGCCACTGTCACCACACAAGCTTCCGTTGCCGGTTTTCGGCCATGTGCTTCGAAAACCCGATTCCTCAAGGGATCATCCGGCAAATTGAACCGGGAAGTCTTCGTGAAACCGGCGGTTTCATCCTACAGATCAGTCAAAGTGGAAGCCAAGAAAGGCCAATGGCTGCCGGGGTTGGCTTCTCCCGACTACCTTAACGGCAG TCTTCCAGGTGACAATGGATTTGATCCGCTAGGACTAGCAGAAGACCCGGAGAACTTGAGGTGGTTTGTCCAGGCTGAGCTTGTGAACAGCCGATGGGCAATGCTCGGTGTTGCAGGCATGCTGTTGCCCGAAGTTTTTTCGTCCATCGGAATCATCAATGTTCCGAAATGGTACGACGCAGGGAAAGCGGATTACTTCGCCTCGTCATCAACCCTCTTCGTTATCGAGTTTATCCTGTTCCACTACGTCGAGATCAGGAGGTGGCAAGACATCAAGAACCCAGGAAGTGTTAACCAAGATCCCATCTTTAAGAGCTACTGCTTGCCTCCCAATGAAGTTGGCTATCCTGGAGGCATTTTCAACCCTTTGAACTTCTCCCCCTCTTTGGAAGCTAAGGAGAAAGAGATAGCCAACG GAAGACTAGCAATGTTGGCATTCTTGGGATTCATTGTGCAGCACAATGTGACTGGGAAGGGGCCATTTGACAACCTGTTGCAGCACCTTTCGGACCCATGGCACAACACCATTATCCAGACATTCTCTAATTGA
- the LOC142528763 gene encoding agamous-like MADS-box protein AGL30: protein MGRVKLKIQRLENLSSRQVTYGKRRAGILKKAQEISVLCDIDIILLMFSPTGKPSIFRGPRSNIDEMIAKYAQLTTKERAKRRLESLETLKRNFKKLDQDVDIEEFLDASTPSIEEMQNRVRMLRDQLTQVHNRLSWWTNPDKIEDVEHLNQMENSLMESLNRIRMQKENFGKYPLVPFDCTSQFLNGIHFSTTTSSEQHCQTQSWFPKGESHMMLSNEAHFLSSRDLECAQDASFPSCSSFFGEVKDDNLESSRQQKNEAQNSITIDDYTSSAQLRLPLSQQFLYHPFGNLSFPDVLEAGREANFLPSAMDYQINGNFELPRSVYNSFQHSLVPTAGSCAISMLNENSYLQPPN, encoded by the exons ATGGGAAGAGTTAAGTTGAAGATACAGAGATTGGAGAACCTGAGCAGCCGGCAAGTTACCTATGGCAAACGGAGAGCTGGAATATTGAAAAAGGCTCAGGAAATTTCAGTGTTGTGCGACATTGATATTATCCTTCTTATGTTTTCTCCTACAGGAAAGCCTTCGATTTTTCGAGGACCACGCAG CAACATTGATGAGATGATTGCAAAATATGCTCAACTTACAACGAAAGAAAGAGCTAAAAG GAGGTTGGAGAGTCTCGAA ACATTaaaaagaaatttcaagaagCTCGACCAGGATGTGGATATAGAAGAGTTTCTTGATGCAAG TACACCGTCAATCGAG GAAATGCAAAACCGAGTGAGGATGCTGCGCGATCAGCTTACCCAAGTACATAATAGATTAAG CTGGTGGACTAATCCAGACAAAATTGAAGACGTTGAACATCTTAATCAGATGGAGAATTCACTGATGGAATCTCTCAATAGGATTCGCATGCAAAAG gaaaattttgGGAAGTACCCCCTTGTTCCATTTGATTGCACGAGCCAG TTCCTAAATGGGATACACTTTTCGACGACTACATCCAGTGAACAGCATTGCCAAACGCAGTCATGGTTTCCAAAGGGTGAGAGTCATATGATGCTATCGAATGAAGCCCATTTCTTGTCTAGTAG AGATTTGGAGTGCGCCCAAGATGCGTCCTTCCCATCTTGTTCTAGTTTCTTTGGTGAGGTGAAAGACGACAATCTTGAGAGTTCAAGACAACAGAAAAACGAGGCACAGAATAGTATTACTATCGATGATTATACCAGCTCGGCTCAGTTGAGACTGCCTCTCAGTCAACAATTTCTATATCATCCATTTGGAAATTTAAGTTTTCCTGATGTCTTGGAGGCTGGGAGGGAGGCGAATTTTCTTCCTAGTGCTATGGATTATCAGATAAATGGAAATTTCGAACTCCCGAGATCCGTATACAACAGTTTTCAGCATAGTTTAGTTCCTACTGCTGGTTCATGCGCCATTTCTATGCTTAACGAGAACTCTTATCTTCAG CCCCCTAATTAG